A region of the Acidimicrobiales bacterium genome:
CTGCCATGGCGACGTCGACGGGTCCGGCGGCAAGCTCCGGAAACAGCTGCGACATCCACGCGGCGAGGCCGTCGGACACGGAGGACACCAGCTCGTCGATGGCTGACCGAACCGACGCGTCGCCTTGGATCGATTCCGAGACCAGCACGCGCCACACCGATTCCTCCGCAAGCGTCCCTTCCCAGACGGCTGCGAACAGCGATTCGAGCCGAGCGGGGGGCGGCAGCGACGGGTCGACCGTGGGCTGCTCCTCGCGAAGGCGTTCGGTGTAGCGCCGCTCGAAGAGCAGTGCCCGCACGAGCTCCGCTTTCGACGGGAAGTAGTGGTACAGCGTGGCCACGTTGAGGCCGCACGCGGACGCGAGCCGGCGCATCGACGTCTTGGCCACCCCACGTTCGCCCATCAGCTCCAGCGCGGTCGCGAGGATGCGCGCCCGCTGGTCGACAGTGCCGGCGCCGGCGGGGGACGCGGTGACGGAAGCGGGCATGTCGACTGTCTAGACCCCCGCCTGCGGCGCGCGGCCTTCGCGCTCGGGCGTGAACCGCGCCGGCAAGCGCTTGATCGACATGACCAACGACGAGTCGCCCCGCTCGAGCGGAGCCGACGGGTCGACGGCCGAGATGTCCCGGAGTCGAGCGAACAGCTCCTCGTACACGATGCGGATCTCGGCCTTGGCGAGGTTGTAGCCCATGCAGAAGTGGGTGCCGACCCCGAACGCCAACGACGGGTTGGGGTCGCGGTCGAGGATCAGGTCGTCGGGCCGGTCGAAGACGTCCTCGTCGCGGTTGGCCGACTGGTACAGCATCAGCACTTTGTCGCCTTCGCAGAGCTGCACGCCCTTGTAGACGTGGTCACGCGTGAGGGTGCGGTTGAAGCTCAGCACGGGCGACACGAACCGCACGATCTCATCGACCGCGGTCTCCATCAGCTCGGGCTCCGCCACCAGGCGGGCGCGCTGGTCCGGGAAGCGGCTCAACGCGTGGAGCCCGCCGGACAGCGCGTTGCGGGTGGTCTCGTTGCCGGCCACCACCAACAACGTGAGGAACATCAGGAGGTCGTCGTTGCTCAACGGGCTCACCGCAGTCGCAGTGGCCTCGTCGGCCACCGACGGCATCCCGCCCCGGCCGAGCTCCCCGTCGTCAAAGGCGTTGGTCAAGATCCCGATGATGTCGTCGGTCCGTCCGGTGCGGCGGCGCTCGTCGATGTGCACGCTGCACGCATCGCAGAACTCGCCGAACGCCACCGCGGCGGCTAGCAGCGCCGGGCTCTCGGGGTCCGTGTGGCCGTCGCCCGCCATCATGTCGTCGGACCAGTGGTACAGGTGCTTGCGCTGTTCGGGGTCGAGCCCCATCATCTCGGCGATCACGATCAGCGGCACGTGGATGGCGAAGTCCTCGACGAACTCGACCTCGCCCTTGGCCGCGACCGAGTCGATCAGCTCGCGTGACAGATCGCGGATGTGGTCGCTGAGCTGCCGCACGACCCGCGGTGTGAAGCCCTTGCTCACCAGGCGCCGCTGGCGAGTGTGCTCGGGGTCGTCCATCGCGATGATCGACATCGGCGCCATGAGCTTCGGCCGTA
Encoded here:
- a CDS encoding TetR/AcrR family transcriptional regulator, with protein sequence MPASVTASPAGAGTVDQRARILATALELMGERGVAKTSMRRLASACGLNVATLYHYFPSKAELVRALLFERRYTERLREEQPTVDPSLPPPARLESLFAAVWEGTLAEESVWRVLVSESIQGDASVRSAIDELVSSVSDGLAAWMSQLFPELAAGPVDVAMAARLVRSTLFALIVEELAVGEADATVAAADLASVLFPGG
- a CDS encoding cytochrome P450 — encoded protein: MADTVVTKDDLPTPPFDLDVLDPRFYDDPWDGYRWLRNHAPVWWDPRNELWVVSKHEDVSYVSRNDDLFSAAQGVRPKLMAPMSIIAMDDPEHTRQRRLVSKGFTPRVVRQLSDHIRDLSRELIDSVAAKGEVEFVEDFAIHVPLIVIAEMMGLDPEQRKHLYHWSDDMMAGDGHTDPESPALLAAAVAFGEFCDACSVHIDERRRTGRTDDIIGILTNAFDDGELGRGGMPSVADEATATAVSPLSNDDLLMFLTLLVVAGNETTRNALSGGLHALSRFPDQRARLVAEPELMETAVDEIVRFVSPVLSFNRTLTRDHVYKGVQLCEGDKVLMLYQSANRDEDVFDRPDDLILDRDPNPSLAFGVGTHFCMGYNLAKAEIRIVYEELFARLRDISAVDPSAPLERGDSSLVMSIKRLPARFTPEREGRAPQAGV